One window of Candidatus Neomarinimicrobiota bacterium genomic DNA carries:
- a CDS encoding carbohydrate binding family 9 domain-containing protein, which translates to MIRKLEIIWLLFLTIVYSELFPSEKTIKAEKLMPGEVIIIDGKPDDPVWQRAQKAGGFIQREPEEGKPGSEPTYFQVAYDNKFLYVFVYCYDSKPDKIKAYLTRRDSYSSSDWVAVSIDSYNDNRTAFEFRINPIGVKMDMIRFDDNNSDRSWDPIWFCDTRIDTNGWFVEFKIPMKELRFSNNNTGQWGIQVYRQIARKNERQYWTYWSKNETGWVSHYGNLIGITDIPRQKRIYLYPYTLGGINLSNLLRTEVHKNNYDILRNFGLDAKIGITNNLTMDMTVNPDFGQVEADPGVLNLTAFETFYPEKRPFFIEGRNIFNFSLGIGDGDLSRNSLFYSRRIGRAPQRDVESDISSDTVYCNQPDWTTILFASKVTGKTNNGISIGILNAQTDREYAYIRYKSGRKEKEVVEPMTNYTVARLQKDFRNGNTTLGGILTYTYRKIDDPALNFLRDRALTMGFDFTNLFWNRNYMIDFALAYSYVHGSNEAMIETQQSSARYFQRPDAKHVNLDSNRTFLTGYANKIAFGKIAGGHFRFASGLVTSSPGFEINDLGYMQQVDQIIHFTWVAFVQTNPKYFYREYQINFNQWSAFNFEKINLGNGGNVNFHIEFKNYWELHTGYNIELSGISTNALRGGPSIKYPRSHNFWFGIKSDYRKNIAGNVFLGQSKSKDNSYSRWINPHLTLRPHQNMRISIEPSYRIAVNNWMWVDCFEVDNKNHYVFSKIEQKVISCQMRLDYTLTPNLSLQFYCEPFIATGKYSEFKEVNNPRADKFDKRFYTYSPSQINYDEENEVYNIDIDTDGNTDISFDNPNFNYRQYRSNFVIRWEYSPGSLLYIVWSQNIDSYDSFGIFDFDRELKSLRKAAPFNTIMLKLSYLINF; encoded by the coding sequence ATGATAAGAAAACTTGAAATTATCTGGTTACTTTTTTTAACAATAGTTTATTCTGAGCTTTTCCCCTCGGAAAAGACAATAAAGGCAGAAAAGCTTATGCCTGGGGAAGTAATAATAATTGACGGTAAACCTGATGATCCTGTCTGGCAAAGAGCACAGAAAGCAGGAGGTTTTATTCAAAGGGAACCTGAGGAGGGGAAACCTGGTTCTGAACCAACTTATTTTCAGGTAGCTTATGATAATAAATTTTTATATGTCTTTGTTTATTGTTATGATTCGAAACCAGACAAAATAAAGGCATATCTTACCCGAAGAGATTCTTACTCTTCATCGGATTGGGTCGCAGTATCAATCGACAGCTACAATGACAACAGGACAGCTTTCGAATTCCGGATAAATCCTATAGGTGTTAAAATGGATATGATTAGATTCGATGATAATAATAGTGATCGGAGCTGGGACCCTATATGGTTTTGTGATACAAGAATTGATACTAACGGATGGTTTGTAGAATTCAAGATTCCTATGAAAGAGTTGAGATTTTCTAATAATAACACAGGACAGTGGGGTATACAGGTTTATAGACAAATTGCCAGGAAGAATGAGAGACAGTATTGGACTTATTGGTCAAAAAATGAAACTGGATGGGTTAGTCACTATGGAAACCTAATTGGAATCACAGATATACCAAGGCAAAAAAGAATTTACCTATACCCATATACTCTTGGCGGTATTAACTTATCCAATCTTTTAAGGACAGAAGTACATAAAAACAATTACGATATTTTAAGAAACTTTGGATTAGACGCAAAAATTGGTATTACAAATAATCTAACTATGGATATGACTGTTAATCCTGACTTTGGTCAGGTAGAGGCTGATCCAGGTGTTTTAAACTTAACGGCGTTTGAAACGTTCTATCCTGAAAAAAGACCATTTTTTATAGAAGGCAGAAATATTTTTAATTTCTCACTTGGCATTGGCGACGGAGATCTATCTCGAAACTCCCTATTCTATTCAAGGAGAATAGGACGAGCTCCTCAGCGAGATGTAGAATCCGACATAAGCTCTGATACTGTCTACTGTAATCAACCCGACTGGACAACAATTCTTTTCGCAAGTAAAGTCACCGGTAAAACAAATAATGGAATATCAATTGGAATACTCAATGCACAAACTGACCGTGAATACGCGTATATAAGATATAAATCAGGTAGAAAAGAGAAAGAGGTTGTTGAACCGATGACGAATTATACAGTTGCAAGACTTCAAAAGGACTTTAGAAATGGAAATACAACTCTCGGGGGAATTTTAACTTATACATACCGAAAGATTGATGATCCTGCACTTAATTTTTTACGAGACAGAGCTCTAACTATGGGATTTGATTTCACCAACTTATTCTGGAATAGAAATTACATGATTGACTTTGCACTGGCATATTCATATGTCCATGGCTCAAATGAAGCTATGATAGAGACCCAGCAAAGTTCGGCAAGGTACTTTCAAAGACCGGATGCAAAACATGTAAATCTTGATTCCAATAGAACATTCCTTACAGGATATGCTAATAAAATAGCTTTTGGTAAAATAGCAGGAGGACATTTTAGATTTGCCTCAGGTCTTGTCACCTCCAGTCCAGGTTTTGAGATAAATGACCTCGGATATATGCAACAGGTTGACCAAATTATCCATTTTACATGGGTGGCATTTGTTCAAACAAATCCAAAATATTTCTATAGAGAATACCAGATTAATTTCAACCAATGGTCAGCTTTCAATTTTGAAAAAATTAATCTTGGTAATGGAGGCAATGTCAATTTTCATATTGAGTTCAAAAACTACTGGGAACTACACACAGGTTATAACATTGAATTAAGTGGTATTTCAACAAATGCATTAAGAGGAGGTCCTTCTATTAAATATCCAAGAAGTCATAACTTCTGGTTTGGTATTAAATCTGATTACAGAAAAAATATAGCAGGGAACGTTTTCCTCGGGCAATCAAAGAGTAAAGATAATTCCTATAGCAGGTGGATAAATCCTCACTTGACACTTCGTCCGCATCAAAACATGAGAATTTCCATTGAACCATCCTATAGAATCGCTGTTAATAATTGGATGTGGGTAGATTGCTTTGAAGTAGATAATAAAAATCACTACGTATTTTCTAAAATAGAACAAAAAGTTATCTCATGCCAAATGCGATTGGATTATACCCTCACTCCAAATCTTTCTCTTCAATTTTACTGTGAACCATTCATAGCTACTGGAAAATACTCAGAATTTAAAGAGGTAAACAACCCAAGAGCTGATAAGTTTGATAAAAGATTTTACACCTACTCACCTTCGCAAATAAACTACGATGAGGAAAATGAGGTTTATAATATTGATATTGATACAGATGGTAATACCGATATATCTTTTGATAATCCCAATTTTAACTATAGGCAATATAGATC
- a CDS encoding glycoside hydrolase family 1 protein yields MLLIIYLILLIILISIYLNLKYPAISWDLKNIDKRDLIFPNDFLWGVATSAHQVEGNCTSNDWFLWENSIDEEGCPRVRFGHRSGLSCDHWNRYKEDIKLIKELGCNSYRFSIEWSKVEPERGIWSREALDHYKALCEGLRDSEIKPFVTLHHFTNPIWIWEIGGFENRDTVDYFIDYVAKVVDELKEYVDFWMTFNEPLVYVIMGWIYGKFPPGKKDLILSVEVLMNILEAHCLAYRTIHELDNVDSDGDGINCSVGIAKSAQIFDPYRRWYLPDWIVFYYLDNFFNESFIESLLTGEYRLHIPFKVNLKKSIPGLKYSYDWIGINYYTRILCGFSLKRQWGLLLENTKSLPISDMNWTVYPQGLYRTLIKYRKLGVPIFITENGIATENKNLRRDFILYHVDAMHEALLDGVDIRGYFYWSLMDNFEWAEGFTKRFGLYHVDFKTLKRRLKEGSNIYKEIIQLNRQKEFCEK; encoded by the coding sequence ATGCTATTGATTATATATCTAATCCTTTTAATAATACTAATTTCAATATATTTAAACTTAAAATATCCAGCCATTTCATGGGATTTAAAAAATATTGATAAGAGAGATTTAATTTTCCCTAATGATTTCCTGTGGGGTGTTGCAACATCTGCACATCAGGTAGAAGGTAATTGTACGAGCAATGATTGGTTTCTATGGGAAAATAGTATTGATGAGGAAGGTTGTCCAAGAGTAAGATTTGGACATAGATCAGGTTTATCATGCGATCACTGGAATAGATATAAGGAAGATATAAAGCTTATAAAAGAGCTTGGTTGTAATTCCTATAGATTTTCAATAGAATGGAGTAAGGTAGAACCAGAAAGAGGAATATGGTCTCGGGAGGCTTTGGATCATTATAAAGCTCTTTGTGAAGGACTTAGGGATTCAGAAATTAAACCTTTTGTGACATTACATCATTTTACAAATCCGATCTGGATCTGGGAGATAGGTGGTTTTGAGAATAGAGATACGGTGGATTACTTTATAGATTATGTTGCGAAGGTTGTGGATGAACTGAAAGAATATGTTGATTTCTGGATGACTTTTAATGAACCACTAGTTTATGTAATTATGGGCTGGATATATGGTAAATTTCCACCAGGGAAAAAGGATTTAATACTATCAGTCGAGGTATTAATGAATATTTTAGAGGCTCATTGTCTTGCATACAGGACTATTCACGAGCTGGATAATGTTGATAGTGATGGTGATGGAATAAACTGTAGCGTCGGTATAGCCAAAAGTGCTCAGATATTTGATCCATATCGTAGATGGTATTTACCCGATTGGATTGTGTTTTATTACTTGGATAATTTCTTTAATGAATCTTTTATCGAGTCATTATTAACGGGTGAATATAGATTACATATTCCATTTAAAGTAAATCTTAAGAAAAGTATTCCAGGTTTGAAATATTCATATGATTGGATAGGAATTAATTACTACACACGAATATTGTGCGGTTTTTCATTAAAGAGACAGTGGGGATTGTTGCTGGAAAATACAAAGAGTCTACCGATATCGGATATGAACTGGACAGTATATCCTCAGGGATTATATCGGACTCTTATAAAATATCGGAAACTCGGGGTACCTATTTTTATTACTGAAAATGGTATAGCAACGGAGAATAAAAATCTAAGGAGAGATTTTATTTTATATCATGTTGACGCTATGCATGAAGCACTTCTTGATGGAGTTGATATTAGAGGTTATTTTTATTGGTCATTGATGGATAATTTTGAATGGGCTGAGGGTTTTACTAAAAGATTTGGATTGTATCATGTGGATTTTAAAACTTTGAAGCGCAGGCTCAAAGAGGGTAGTAATATTTATAAAGAAATTATTCAATTAAATAGGCAAAAGGAGTTTTGTGAAAAGTAA
- a CDS encoding four helix bundle protein, whose translation MQIEKCQNRSDLSERLLEFAASSIKLTVRLKRTAVGRYIANQLMRAASSSGANYEEACGAESRADFIDKMQLVLKELRESLYWLKLVERSDLISGNELQPLLAESNELIKIVAKSVITAKGGGK comes from the coding sequence ATGCAAATTGAAAAATGCCAAAATAGAAGCGATTTATCAGAACGGCTATTAGAGTTCGCAGCAAGTAGCATTAAATTGACAGTTAGACTTAAAAGGACTGCTGTGGGACGGTACATAGCAAATCAGCTAATGCGAGCTGCTTCGTCTTCTGGGGCAAATTATGAAGAGGCATGTGGAGCAGAAAGTAGAGCCGATTTTATAGATAAGATGCAACTCGTCTTGAAGGAATTACGAGAGTCTTTATATTGGCTGAAACTGGTGGAGAGAAGCGACTTAATTTCTGGCAATGAGCTACAACCATTATTGGCTGAATCAAACGAATTGATCAAAATTGTTGCAAAATCGGTAATCACTGCGAAAGGAGGGGGAAAATGA